In Myxococcales bacterium, a single genomic region encodes these proteins:
- a CDS encoding dipeptidase, which yields MEKLFGFVDQQIDRFLDELKTLLRLESISADPAKKTACATTAQWLADHLKAIGVRESRVIPTAGHPLVYGFHPGPAGAPTVLIYGHYDVQPVDPLELWTTPPFEPTIRDGKIFGRGTTDDKGQLLIHLKAVETMLKLEGKLPVSVKFLFEGEEEVGSEALTAWLPGNKELLACDIVLVSDSSMIAKGQPSINYGLRGLIYFQVDLETATGDLHSGSFGGGVANPINVLAELLASMKDENNRVTIPGFYDDVLEITAEEQANYALLPEGTAELLASSGAEMAYGEAGFTTAQRISARPTLDANGIWGGFSGEGAKTVLPARAGLKVSMRLVPNQDPKKIAALFKDYVEKHTPKAARLKITEMHGGRWFMCPLTEPALRKGAASLEEVYGKQCLFTREGGSIPIVADMAAVLEKPVVLMGFGLNSEQAHAPNEHFDLENFQRGIKTSLLYLHKLAQ from the coding sequence ATGGAAAAGCTGTTCGGCTTCGTGGATCAACAGATCGATCGCTTTCTCGACGAACTCAAAACCCTCTTGCGCCTGGAAAGCATCAGCGCCGATCCGGCGAAAAAAACGGCTTGCGCCACAACCGCCCAGTGGCTGGCCGATCACCTCAAGGCGATCGGCGTCCGGGAATCGCGGGTCATCCCGACCGCGGGCCATCCGCTGGTCTACGGTTTTCACCCCGGCCCGGCCGGCGCGCCGACCGTGCTGATCTACGGCCATTACGACGTGCAGCCGGTCGATCCGCTCGAGCTGTGGACGACGCCGCCCTTCGAGCCGACGATTCGCGACGGTAAAATCTTCGGGCGCGGCACGACCGACGATAAGGGTCAGTTGCTGATCCACCTCAAGGCCGTGGAAACGATGCTCAAACTCGAGGGCAAGCTGCCGGTTTCGGTCAAATTCCTCTTCGAGGGCGAGGAGGAAGTCGGCAGCGAAGCGCTGACCGCCTGGTTGCCGGGCAATAAAGAACTGCTGGCGTGCGATATCGTACTGGTTTCCGATTCGAGCATGATCGCCAAGGGCCAGCCGTCGATCAATTACGGCCTGCGCGGCCTGATCTATTTCCAGGTCGATCTGGAAACCGCGACCGGCGACCTGCACTCGGGATCGTTCGGCGGCGGCGTCGCCAACCCGATCAACGTGCTGGCGGAACTGCTCGCCTCGATGAAGGATGAAAACAACCGGGTGACGATTCCCGGCTTCTACGACGACGTGCTGGAAATCACCGCCGAGGAACAAGCCAACTACGCGCTCCTACCCGAAGGCACGGCGGAATTGCTCGCTTCGAGCGGCGCGGAAATGGCCTACGGCGAAGCCGGTTTCACCACCGCGCAACGGATCAGCGCCCGGCCGACCCTCGACGCCAACGGCATCTGGGGCGGTTTTTCGGGCGAAGGCGCGAAAACGGTGCTGCCCGCGCGGGCCGGCCTGAAGGTCAGCATGCGCCTGGTGCCGAACCAGGATCCGAAAAAAATCGCGGCGCTCTTCAAGGATTACGTGGAGAAGCACACCCCCAAGGCGGCCCGGCTGAAGATCACCGAAATGCACGGCGGCCGCTGGTTCATGTGTCCGCTCACCGAGCCGGCCCTGCGCAAAGGCGCGGCGTCGCTGGAGGAAGTGTACGGCAAGCAGTGCCTCTTCACGCGCGAGGGCGGTTCGATCCCCATCGTGGCCGACATGGCGGCGGTGCTGGAAAAGCCGGTCGTGCTGATGGGTTTCGGACTGAACTCCGAACAGGCGCACGCGCCGAACGAGCATTTCGACCTGGAAAACTTCCAGCGGGGCATCAAGACCAGCCTGCTTTATCTGCACAAGCTGGCGCAATAA
- a CDS encoding polysaccharide deacetylase family protein has protein sequence MGLKRIARRLAGGFVGGLQLAGPIARVLGGRAAILAYHRVLDPAVHDPETVEPGMFVRRDAFAAHLQLLQRDFHVVPLAELARRLLTGEKIRPRTVVITFDDGWLDTYETAYPLLRAAGLPATVFVPTALVGSPAPFWFSRAAALARRFWERREELAASFPDEGMPPAADFLMQLLVDDPPRAGYFGRVLSAGKALAEPEREAMLGFLERITGEPLKCGGDLVSWEQLRRMSADVFEIGSHTVNHVILTQADDETIKRELALSRQTIAEKIGVAPASFCYPNGDYDKSIALLVARAGYACALTTRAGFANRRPDLYALPRLGVHEGVAATANGLALLLSGIG, from the coding sequence ATGGGTCTGAAACGAATCGCGCGTCGGCTGGCCGGCGGCTTCGTCGGCGGTTTGCAATTGGCCGGGCCGATCGCCCGCGTACTCGGCGGGCGCGCGGCGATTCTGGCTTATCACCGCGTGCTGGATCCGGCCGTTCACGACCCCGAGACCGTGGAACCGGGCATGTTCGTGCGCCGGGACGCGTTCGCCGCGCACCTGCAGTTGCTGCAGCGCGATTTTCACGTCGTGCCGCTGGCCGAACTGGCGCGCCGCCTGCTGACCGGTGAAAAAATCCGACCACGCACGGTGGTCATCACCTTCGACGACGGCTGGCTGGATACCTACGAAACGGCCTATCCGCTGCTGCGCGCGGCCGGGCTGCCGGCGACCGTTTTCGTGCCGACCGCTCTGGTGGGCTCGCCGGCGCCGTTCTGGTTTTCGCGGGCCGCGGCATTGGCGCGGCGGTTCTGGGAGCGGCGGGAGGAACTGGCCGCCTCGTTCCCCGACGAGGGGATGCCGCCGGCCGCCGACTTTTTGATGCAACTGCTGGTGGACGATCCGCCGCGCGCCGGCTACTTCGGCCGCGTGCTGAGCGCCGGCAAGGCGCTGGCGGAACCCGAACGCGAGGCGATGCTCGGCTTTCTGGAACGGATCACCGGCGAGCCGCTGAAGTGCGGCGGCGACCTGGTCAGTTGGGAGCAGTTGCGTCGGATGAGCGCCGACGTGTTCGAGATCGGCAGCCACACGGTCAATCACGTCATCCTGACCCAGGCCGACGACGAAACGATCAAGCGCGAATTGGCGTTGAGCCGGCAGACGATCGCCGAGAAAATCGGCGTCGCGCCCGCCAGTTTCTGCTATCCGAACGGCGATTACGACAAATCGATCGCCTTGCTGGTCGCGCGGGCCGGCTATGCCTGCGCGCTGACCACGCGGGCCGGCTTCGCCAACCGCCGCCCCGACCTGTACGCGCTGCCCCGCCTCGGGGTGCATGAGGGCGTCGCCGCCACGGCGAACGGCCTCGCGCTGCTGCTCTCCGGAATCGGCTGA
- a CDS encoding DegT/DnrJ/EryC1/StrS aminotransferase family protein, with protein sequence MRKLPPVGTRLQWHELAAALRDAEQGEARLEAALAARIPCARVFLFGSGRAALAALLTALKKLRAGDRVIVPAYTCWSVPAAVVRAGLRVLPVDVLPTTIDYDYDQLSRLDWRGVLAIVSPNLFGLPGELNHLAELAEDHDAVLIDDAAQCLGGQADGRPVGSHGVAGIVSFGRGKNVTALGGGAALVHDEDLAAAMAAQGDVLRDGPPPTGLDVALKGGAMRFALEPSLYGFAEMAPGVTVGRTVYEPNFPATAMGGARAAVAVAVLRRLDEINHQRANLAAWIDQFLKPLRGLVLVKPGVGNVPAWLRRPLLTQEVGKRDALLAGLQSVGIGASAMYPAPVHAIEELAPDLDLRAAPFAGAQRLADSLIVLPLVEGILQQDLEKLGVVVTEVMGRRLGERWV encoded by the coding sequence ATGCGGAAGCTGCCGCCGGTCGGAACCCGCCTGCAATGGCACGAATTGGCCGCCGCCCTGCGCGACGCCGAGCAGGGAGAAGCGCGCCTGGAAGCCGCGCTCGCGGCGCGGATCCCGTGCGCCCGCGTGTTTCTTTTCGGCAGCGGCCGGGCGGCGCTGGCGGCCCTGCTGACGGCGCTGAAAAAGTTGCGCGCCGGCGACCGCGTCATCGTTCCGGCCTATACCTGCTGGTCGGTGCCGGCGGCGGTGGTGCGGGCGGGCCTGCGGGTGCTGCCCGTCGACGTGCTGCCGACGACGATCGATTACGACTACGACCAGTTATCGCGGCTGGATTGGCGAGGCGTGCTGGCGATCGTTTCGCCGAACTTGTTCGGCCTGCCCGGCGAACTCAATCACCTGGCGGAACTGGCGGAGGATCACGACGCGGTGTTGATCGACGACGCGGCGCAATGCCTCGGCGGCCAGGCCGACGGCCGTCCCGTCGGTTCCCACGGCGTGGCGGGAATCGTCAGTTTCGGGCGGGGAAAAAACGTCACGGCGCTCGGCGGCGGCGCGGCGCTCGTGCACGACGAGGATCTGGCCGCGGCCATGGCCGCGCAGGGCGACGTTTTGCGCGACGGACCGCCGCCGACCGGTTTGGATGTCGCGCTGAAGGGCGGGGCGATGCGCTTCGCCCTGGAACCTTCCCTTTACGGGTTCGCCGAAATGGCGCCGGGCGTCACCGTGGGCCGGACGGTCTACGAGCCGAACTTTCCGGCGACGGCCATGGGCGGGGCGCGGGCCGCGGTGGCCGTCGCGGTGCTGCGGCGGCTCGACGAGATCAATCACCAGCGCGCCAATCTGGCGGCCTGGATCGATCAGTTTCTGAAGCCGCTACGCGGCCTGGTGCTGGTCAAACCCGGGGTCGGCAACGTGCCGGCGTGGCTCCGGCGGCCGCTGCTGACGCAGGAGGTCGGCAAGCGCGACGCCCTGCTGGCAGGCTTGCAGAGCGTGGGCATCGGTGCCTCGGCGATGTATCCGGCGCCGGTTCACGCCATCGAAGAGTTGGCGCCGGACCTGGATTTGCGCGCGGCGCCGTTCGCGGGCGCGCAACGCCTCGCCGATAGTCTGATCGTGCTGCCGCTGGTGGAGGGGATTTTGCAGCAAGACCTGGAAAAACTCGGCGTCGTGGTGACCGAAGTGATGGGTCGGAGGTTGGGCGAGCGATGGGTCTGA
- a CDS encoding MCE family protein, translating to MKRLNLETKVGIFFVVCFVLIAVISLKLGNYQIGEETGYTLSAVFDTAAGINDETPVLLAGLRIGSVTDMKLEKGRARVYFKVKPDAKIPSDSQIMVQSRGFLGARYLEITPGKSETSLKDQEELVNSTMAGELSALSSKAGDIADDLKAITANLRRVLGGEEGEEGIRDIFLNLQDITTRLSGTLEDNQARMNQIAANIEKVTGNIAAMSAENRQAVRDALSVMPAIANNLRVISQNIAAVTNDNNEELNKAVKELASSSEKLNEALTHIASITGKIDEGQGTIGQLVNDTETIDELSDTLESVNEFVGRIRRIQTQVGYRGEYYPSDGNVKSFISLRLQPRLDKWYEIALVDDPFGRSVSSRTVTKTTYDADSSLERHEKKIEEKTVTTDTFKFSAQMAKRWYFFVARGGLIESHAGVGTDLKFFDDHLMISLECSDFANEDNPRLKASMDFLFLDHFFVTGGLDDIVHQSVLDGYADPRWFFGGGISFTDEDISALFSKLPIPTN from the coding sequence GTGAAGCGTCTGAATCTTGAGACCAAAGTGGGCATCTTTTTCGTCGTCTGCTTTGTGCTCATTGCCGTCATCAGCTTGAAGCTGGGCAATTATCAGATCGGCGAGGAAACCGGCTACACCCTCAGCGCCGTTTTCGACACCGCCGCCGGCATCAACGATGAAACCCCTGTGCTTCTGGCGGGTTTACGCATCGGCTCGGTGACGGACATGAAGCTCGAGAAAGGCCGGGCGCGAGTTTATTTCAAGGTCAAACCGGATGCGAAAATCCCGTCCGACAGCCAGATCATGGTGCAATCGCGGGGGTTTCTCGGCGCCCGCTACCTGGAAATCACCCCCGGAAAAAGCGAAACCTCGCTGAAAGATCAGGAAGAACTGGTCAATTCCACCATGGCCGGCGAACTTTCCGCGCTCTCGTCGAAAGCCGGCGACATCGCCGACGACCTGAAGGCGATCACCGCGAACCTGCGCCGCGTGCTCGGCGGCGAGGAAGGCGAGGAAGGCATCCGCGACATCTTTCTCAATCTGCAGGACATCACCACGCGGCTTTCCGGAACCCTCGAGGACAACCAGGCGCGGATGAATCAGATCGCCGCGAACATCGAAAAAGTCACCGGCAATATCGCGGCGATGAGCGCCGAGAACCGGCAGGCCGTCCGCGACGCGTTGAGCGTCATGCCCGCCATCGCCAACAACCTGCGCGTCATCAGCCAGAACATCGCCGCCGTCACCAACGACAATAACGAGGAACTCAACAAGGCGGTCAAGGAACTGGCCTCCTCCTCCGAAAAGCTCAACGAGGCGTTGACGCACATCGCCTCCATCACCGGCAAGATCGACGAGGGCCAGGGCACGATCGGCCAACTGGTCAACGACACCGAGACCATCGACGAACTGTCCGACACCCTGGAATCGGTCAACGAGTTCGTCGGCCGCATCCGGCGCATCCAGACGCAGGTCGGCTACCGCGGCGAGTATTACCCGAGCGACGGCAACGTGAAGTCGTTCATCTCGTTGCGCCTGCAGCCGCGCCTCGACAAGTGGTACGAGATCGCCCTGGTCGACGATCCCTTCGGTCGCTCGGTTTCCTCCCGGACCGTGACCAAAACCACCTACGACGCCGACAGCTCGCTGGAACGCCACGAAAAGAAAATCGAGGAAAAAACCGTCACCACCGACACCTTCAAATTCAGCGCCCAGATGGCCAAGCGCTGGTACTTCTTCGTGGCGCGCGGCGGCTTGATCGAGTCGCACGCCGGCGTCGGCACCGACCTGAAATTTTTCGACGACCACCTGATGATCTCGCTCGAGTGCTCCGATTTCGCCAACGAGGACAACCCACGGCTCAAGGCCAGCATGGACTTCCTGTTTCTCGACCACTTCTTCGTGACCGGCGGCCTGGACGACATCGTCCACCAATCGGTGCTCGACGGTTACGCCGACCCGCGGTGGTTTTTCGGTGGCGGCATCTCCTTCACCGACGAGGACATCTCCGCCCTCTTCAGCAAGCTGCCGATCCCCACGAACTAG